From the genome of Miscanthus floridulus cultivar M001 chromosome 10, ASM1932011v1, whole genome shotgun sequence, one region includes:
- the LOC136489543 gene encoding mediator of RNA polymerase II transcription subunit 15a-like encodes MDGGGDGGAQLQGPDSASGGVPDGGDWRARLPPLTRKRVIIMLENTLRTYLPIPKLQSLSEIQKKAVRIEAFIYAAATSETVYMWMAVNAKAIPEQNPVIPDTTPGLLPQGCNPGHLPVTPMSQQVASLPMLGQSMPAFSQTSTAQVMSGVPRNTMNEGFTQGNPQDISAAQRKLIFQQQQIMLMQQHSQQQQKPPMQHYVQQQSLLHPTLVQPTRQPMTLQMSSGLQPWAGQCTEPYFPTKQPILVSRQQQQQSIGQQSIFQHGSVSGALQQESTSPIKLQSYPHWTSTMQPNNRNCSLEPLPRQKQEELIRMNEAMQDRQRLLREMQLQLKAQQQSQKLQQAPMQVTHHHSENDVNELKDMYMVVYLLLSLGVLVAMLFMVYNHWWDLWQV; translated from the exons ATGGACGGTGGCGGCGATGGGGGCGCGCAGCTCCAGGGGCCGGACTCTGCCTCCGGCGGCGTCCCCGATGGAGGCGACTGGCGTGCCCGGTTACCTCCGCTGACTCGCAAGAGGGTGATCATCATGCT AGAAAATACTTTAAGGACGTATCTGCCTATACCAAAGCTTCAGAGCCTGAGTGAGATTCAAAAGAAAGCTGTGCGAATTGAAGCCTTTATTTATGCTGCAGCCACAAGCGAG ACTGTATATATGTGGATGGCTGTAAATGCTAAAGCGATTCCAGAGCAAAATCCCGTCATCCCAG aCACAACACCTGGACTTCTTCCACAAGGCTGTAATCCTGGACACTTACCCGTGACTCCTATGTCTCAGCAAGTTGCTTCTCTCCCTATGCTTGGTCAGAGCATGCCAGCTTTCAGCCAGACATCTACAGCGCAGGTTATGTCTGGCGTGCCACGAAACACTATGAACGAAGGTTTCACACAAGGTAATCCACAAGATATTTCTGCTGCACAAAGGAAATTAATATTTCAGCAGCAGCAAATAATGTTGATGCAACAGCATTCTCAGCAGCAACAGAAGCCACCTATGCAACACTACGTTCAGCAGCAATCGCTGTTGCATCCAACACTTGTGCAACCAACACGGCAACCCATGACACTACAGATGTCCTCTGGCCTCCAGCCTTGGGCTGGACAGTGCACAGAGCCATATTTTCCAACTAAGCAGCCTATACTTGTTTCGCGACAACAGCAACAGCAATCAATTGGCCAGCAGTCAATTTTTCAGCATGGTTCAGTGAGTGGCGCATTGCAACAGGAAAGCACTTCGCCCATCAAGCTACAATCATATCCCCATTGGACGAGTACAATGCAGCCTAATAACAGAAACTGCTCATTGGAGCCACTGCCGCGACAGAAACAGGAGGAGCTCATTAGAATGAATGAAGCCATGCAGGACCGGCAAAGGCTACTGCGTGAAATGCAGCTCCAGCTCAAAGCACAGCAGCAATCACAGAAACTGCAACAAGCACCGATGCAGGTTACACATCATCATTCTGAAAATGATGTGAACGAGCTAAAG GACATGTACATGGTGGTGTATCTGCTGCTTTCCCTCGGCGTCTTGGTGGCAATGTTGTTCATGGTTTATAACCACTGGTGGGATTTGTGGCAGGTGTAG